The Mycobacterium seoulense genome has a window encoding:
- a CDS encoding amidohydrolase family protein: protein MTKIWTNSGDSHFLEPDDLWQSRLPKRLAELCPRSEKDPDGEYETVYVDGQIFRRKLPSSAMVAFVELASKPQGLRDARARLGDLDQEGVWGEVIFPSLGMWASSFRTPELLKACMRASNEWALEEICAVSPRYVVTAQVSTLVVDDAVEELQWAAGKGFKAVFLPTSPHPSAPDWHRDDWEPLWAAAEEAGMVLAFHIGTDPVPVEAGNSVTGGAGQVYRGPGGAIMNYAETTFSGQRATMKLVACGALDRHPNLKVLISEGGATWVPFLGDRLLEGYRQHHMAVRPKLSRSPKEILYSQVYASFQHDETAVAAFDHMGYRNVMFGSDYPHMEGTFGHTQDTLKTLFDGVSDDTRLRITQGAFFELFPDVPPVPAESI from the coding sequence ATGACCAAGATCTGGACGAATTCTGGTGATTCACACTTTCTGGAACCCGACGATCTCTGGCAATCCCGGCTGCCGAAGCGGTTGGCCGAGTTGTGTCCGCGGTCGGAGAAGGATCCCGACGGTGAGTACGAGACGGTTTACGTCGACGGTCAGATCTTTCGGCGGAAGCTGCCGTCGTCGGCGATGGTGGCCTTCGTTGAGTTGGCCTCGAAGCCGCAGGGCCTGCGAGATGCCCGGGCGCGGCTCGGCGACTTGGATCAGGAGGGCGTGTGGGGTGAGGTGATCTTTCCGTCGCTGGGCATGTGGGCCTCATCGTTCCGGACGCCGGAGCTGCTGAAGGCGTGCATGCGCGCGAGCAATGAGTGGGCGCTTGAGGAGATCTGTGCGGTGTCACCGCGCTATGTGGTCACAGCGCAGGTCTCGACGCTGGTGGTGGACGACGCGGTGGAGGAACTGCAGTGGGCGGCCGGCAAGGGGTTCAAGGCGGTGTTCCTGCCGACGTCGCCGCACCCGAGCGCCCCGGACTGGCACCGCGACGACTGGGAGCCCTTATGGGCGGCGGCCGAGGAGGCCGGCATGGTGCTCGCGTTCCATATCGGCACCGATCCGGTGCCCGTGGAGGCCGGCAACAGTGTGACCGGCGGCGCGGGTCAGGTATATCGCGGCCCGGGTGGGGCCATCATGAACTACGCCGAGACGACATTCTCCGGGCAGCGGGCCACCATGAAGCTGGTGGCTTGCGGTGCACTGGACCGGCATCCGAACTTGAAGGTGTTGATCTCTGAGGGCGGCGCGACGTGGGTTCCGTTTTTGGGTGACCGTCTGCTGGAGGGGTATCGCCAGCACCATATGGCGGTGCGGCCCAAGCTGAGCCGCAGCCCGAAGGAGATCCTCTACAGCCAGGTCTACGCGTCGTTCCAGCACGACGAGACCGCGGTGGCGGCCTTCGACCACATGGGGTATCGCAACGTGATGTTCGGCAGCGACTATCCGCACATGGAGGGCACGTTCGGCCACACCCAGGACACGCTTAAGACGCTGTTCGACGGGGTCAGCGACGATACACGGCTGCGCATCACGCAGGGCGCGTTCTTCGAGCTGTTCCCCGACGTCCCGCCCGTACCAGCCGAAAGCATCTGA
- a CDS encoding thiolase C-terminal domain-containing protein, protein MGNSDGLRDVAIVGIGATPYYKRGGSLPKTVTELAGEAILAACEDAGLSVRDIDGFAYYSGASAGYAEKMDTGDFVETLGIPEVRFTAALTSGGGGSAGAIGLARAAIVAGDASVVVTVMALQQSKQRLGAVFSAMEPDAINSFLQPSGLFGPGQLMSVLARRHMHLYGTRREAFAEIAISTRANALNRPKAIHREPLTLEDYFNARMIAEPLCLYDFCQETDGAVAVITTSADRARDLRQPPVPVVAAAHGGVKQWGRAFAWMGMPDEYFASSGNKPIAERLYRQAGISAADIDVALLYDHFTPMVLMQLEDYGFCEKGEGGAFVESGAIRYDGGSIPLNPHGGQLSEAYIVGMTHIMEGVEQMRGTAINQVTDAELALITGGPASLPVSGLILGRAA, encoded by the coding sequence GTGGGCAATTCGGATGGTCTGCGTGACGTCGCCATCGTCGGAATTGGCGCGACGCCCTACTACAAGCGGGGCGGGTCGTTGCCGAAGACCGTAACCGAACTCGCCGGTGAGGCGATCCTCGCCGCCTGTGAGGATGCCGGGCTATCGGTGCGCGACATCGACGGTTTTGCCTATTACTCGGGTGCCAGCGCCGGGTACGCCGAGAAGATGGACACCGGCGATTTCGTGGAAACCCTCGGCATACCGGAGGTCCGGTTCACCGCGGCGCTGACCTCGGGCGGCGGTGGTTCGGCCGGGGCGATCGGGCTGGCGCGTGCGGCGATTGTCGCCGGCGATGCTTCTGTGGTCGTCACTGTGATGGCGTTGCAGCAGTCCAAACAGCGTCTGGGAGCGGTGTTCTCGGCGATGGAGCCCGACGCGATCAACTCGTTCCTGCAGCCGTCGGGGCTGTTCGGTCCGGGTCAGCTGATGTCGGTGTTGGCGCGTCGGCATATGCATCTCTACGGCACGCGGCGCGAGGCTTTCGCCGAGATCGCGATCTCGACGCGGGCCAATGCGCTGAACCGGCCCAAGGCGATTCACCGGGAACCACTGACGCTCGAAGACTATTTCAACGCGCGGATGATCGCAGAACCGTTGTGCCTCTACGACTTCTGCCAGGAGACTGACGGTGCCGTCGCGGTGATCACGACGAGCGCCGACCGTGCCCGCGATCTGCGCCAACCACCGGTCCCAGTGGTCGCCGCCGCCCATGGTGGAGTCAAGCAGTGGGGTCGCGCGTTCGCGTGGATGGGTATGCCCGATGAGTACTTCGCTTCCTCGGGTAACAAGCCGATCGCCGAGCGGCTCTACCGGCAGGCCGGGATCAGCGCCGCCGACATCGACGTGGCGCTGCTCTACGACCACTTCACCCCGATGGTGCTGATGCAACTCGAGGACTACGGATTCTGCGAGAAGGGGGAGGGCGGCGCGTTCGTGGAGAGCGGGGCGATTCGCTACGACGGCGGCTCGATCCCGCTCAACCCACACGGCGGTCAACTATCGGAGGCCTACATCGTTGGCATGACCCATATCATGGAAGGAGTCGAGCAGATGCGCGGCACCGCCATCAACCAGGTGACCGACGCCGAACTCGCGTTGATCACCGGGGGGCCGGCCAGTCTGCCGGTCAGCGGTCTGATCCTGGGGCGCGCCGCATGA
- a CDS encoding Zn-ribbon domain-containing OB-fold protein gives MATTLPGEHIRIAVNKHTEPFWQAAKEQRLVAPQCADCGSFRLPPTPFCPECQFTAVNWVQLSGDATVYSFAVVHGIPGMPELTLVPAVVDLPDAPGARLVSNVVDIAPTDLTIGMALRVDFSPIADGWMLPIFRPYNGATGG, from the coding sequence CTGGCGACAACCCTTCCCGGCGAGCACATCCGGATCGCGGTCAACAAACACACCGAACCGTTTTGGCAGGCAGCCAAAGAGCAACGTCTTGTCGCCCCGCAGTGCGCCGACTGCGGATCCTTCCGGCTGCCGCCCACACCGTTCTGCCCGGAATGCCAGTTCACGGCCGTCAACTGGGTTCAGCTGAGTGGCGATGCGACCGTCTACAGCTTCGCGGTTGTGCACGGCATTCCCGGCATGCCCGAATTGACGTTGGTACCAGCGGTCGTCGACCTGCCCGACGCACCGGGTGCGCGACTGGTGAGCAACGTCGTCGACATCGCGCCGACCGATTTGACGATCGGAATGGCGCTGCGCGTGGACTTTTCGCCCATCGCCGATGGCTGGATGCTTCCAATTTTCCGGCCGTACAACGGAGCCACTGGTGGCTGA
- a CDS encoding SDR family NAD(P)-dependent oxidoreductase: MGSSESLRGKVAVITGGASGIGLATARRLADRGCKLVLADIEQAALNSAAAELPAGTEVLPVRTDVSKRADVESLAARTSQHFGPVDILFLNAGVGATGPLVDATHEDWEWMIGVNLWGPIHGVEVFLPSIVRAARSAHIIFTASFAGLVANAGLGPYSVTKYGVVALAETLHRELRESLVKVSVLCPMKVGTNIEHSHRNRPAHLGGPNAASDVDFDDPGFAGRIVSPHDAAKIVVDAIGSNELYLFTHEECREPIARRFRKIDAAFETSPSRA; this comes from the coding sequence ATGGGCTCGAGTGAATCATTGAGGGGCAAAGTCGCCGTCATCACCGGCGGCGCCAGCGGGATCGGTTTGGCTACGGCACGAAGGCTGGCGGATCGGGGTTGCAAGCTCGTGCTGGCCGACATCGAACAGGCGGCTTTGAACTCAGCTGCAGCGGAACTGCCTGCCGGCACCGAGGTGTTGCCAGTCCGTACTGACGTCTCCAAGCGTGCGGACGTCGAGAGCCTTGCAGCGCGCACAAGTCAGCACTTCGGCCCCGTCGACATCTTGTTCCTCAACGCCGGCGTGGGAGCCACGGGGCCGCTGGTCGACGCAACGCACGAGGACTGGGAGTGGATGATCGGCGTCAATCTCTGGGGTCCCATTCATGGTGTCGAGGTGTTTCTCCCATCGATCGTGCGGGCCGCCCGGAGTGCGCACATCATCTTCACGGCATCGTTCGCGGGCCTCGTCGCCAATGCAGGACTGGGTCCCTACTCGGTCACCAAGTACGGTGTTGTGGCGCTCGCCGAGACGCTGCATCGTGAACTGCGCGAATCGCTGGTAAAGGTCAGCGTGCTCTGCCCGATGAAGGTCGGGACGAACATCGAGCACTCGCATCGCAATCGCCCGGCTCACCTCGGCGGTCCGAATGCCGCCTCCGATGTTGACTTCGACGACCCTGGATTTGCGGGCCGCATCGTGTCGCCCCACGACGCCGCGAAGATCGTCGTCGACGCAATCGGTTCCAACGAGCTGTACTTGTTCACTCACGAGGAGTGCCGCGAGCCGATCGCGCGCCGATTCCGAAAGATCGACGCCGCGTTCGAGACGTCCCCGAGTCGAGCGTGA
- a CDS encoding TetR/AcrR family transcriptional regulator, whose amino-acid sequence MAETRTISRSSERQHIIDAAYRCLDRSGESLTSITEILDEAGLGTRAFYRNFSTKHDLLLEMFRRDRKAVQEQLREVVARAETPVEALRSWMTHMFELVSNPRKRKRVAIFYSEELRRTPGYARELEIGMAADQASIAAILHRGKAEGIFTACSPEVDARSIRAAFEAALLDRFHQKSTTDVTDEVDYLLGFVLRGLGAA is encoded by the coding sequence GTGGCTGAGACTCGGACGATCAGTCGCTCATCGGAGCGACAGCACATCATCGACGCTGCCTACCGGTGCTTGGATCGCAGTGGCGAGTCGCTGACATCCATCACCGAGATACTCGATGAAGCCGGTCTCGGCACGCGGGCCTTCTACCGGAACTTCAGCACCAAACACGATCTTCTGTTGGAGATGTTTCGGAGGGATCGCAAGGCGGTGCAGGAGCAACTGCGCGAGGTAGTGGCGCGCGCGGAAACCCCGGTGGAGGCCCTGCGGTCGTGGATGACGCACATGTTCGAGCTGGTGTCGAATCCGCGCAAGCGCAAGAGGGTGGCGATTTTCTACTCCGAGGAACTGCGGCGCACTCCAGGTTATGCGCGCGAACTCGAAATCGGGATGGCGGCCGATCAGGCATCGATCGCCGCCATACTTCACCGAGGCAAAGCAGAAGGAATCTTCACCGCGTGCAGTCCGGAGGTGGATGCTCGGTCGATTCGGGCGGCTTTCGAGGCCGCACTTCTCGACCGGTTTCACCAGAAGTCGACGACAGACGTCACCGACGAGGTCGACTATCTGCTGGGTTTCGTGCTGCGCGGTCTGGGCGCCGCTTAG
- a CDS encoding CoA transferase, whose translation MPSTSDALAAPEPTTPLAGIRVVDLSTTLPGAFCKQFLADRGAEGLMLEAPLRFSSLVGPSRSEIRAPGGRLAGRHTVAVLRVFGYDDATIAKWQDAGVIHCG comes from the coding sequence ATGCCCTCGACCTCCGACGCCCTTGCCGCCCCCGAACCGACGACACCGCTGGCTGGCATCCGCGTCGTCGACCTGTCCACCACGCTGCCCGGCGCGTTCTGCAAGCAGTTCCTGGCGGACCGCGGGGCAGAGGGTTTGATGCTCGAGGCGCCCCTGCGGTTTTCGTCGCTGGTCGGGCCGAGTCGGTCGGAGATCAGGGCGCCCGGCGGACGTCTGGCCGGGCGGCACACGGTCGCGGTGCTGCGGGTGTTCGGCTACGATGACGCAACAATCGCGAAATGGCAGGACGCCGGTGTAATCCATTGTGGCTGA